A single Gambusia affinis linkage group LG20, SWU_Gaff_1.0, whole genome shotgun sequence DNA region contains:
- the sult2st2 gene encoding sulfotransferase family 2, cytosolic sulfotransferase 2 isoform X1, whose translation MTEADLYILYKGVYVPNAVHSPESLKYYEEFTFRPDDVVIVTYPKSGTTWMQEILPLIVSGGDPASVETLPNWDRVPWLEETRAPILKLEERPSPRLFTTHFHYSMMPPSFFQVKPKVVYVMRNPKDVFTSAFHYYNSASFLVNPGPQSEFLQKFLTGKVIFGSWFDHVNGWLSAKEKQQIMYISYEEMITQDLNDAVSRIAQFLGKPLEPDVVEKIADKCLFRNMKNNPMSNYSVVPQEFMDQTKNQFLRKGIAGDWRNLLTSDEAQYFDAVFNKKMKDVNYEFNWD comes from the exons ATGACTGAAGCGGACCTCTACATTCTGTACAAGGGCGTGTATGTACCGAATGCGGTACATTCTCCGGAGAGCCTCAAGTACTACGAGGAATTTACGTTTCGTCCCGACGACGTTGTCATCGTAACGTATCCCAAGTCAG ggacAACTTGGATGCAGGAAATTCTTCCCCTGATCGTAAGTGGAGGGGATCCAGCCTCCGTTGAGACGCTGCCTAACTGGGACCGTGTTCCCTGGCTGGAAGAGACCCGGGCCCCCATCCTGAAGCTCGAAGAGCGGCCGTCTCCTCGCTTGTTCACCACACACTTCCACTACAGCATGATGCCCCCGTCCTTCTTTCAAGTAAAACCAAAG GTGGTCTACGTCATGAGGAACCCCAAAGATGTGTTCACGTCTGCCTTTCACTACTACAACAGCGCCTCGTTCTTGGTGAACCCGGGTCCGCAGAGCGAGTTCCTCCAGAAGTTCCTCACTGGAAAAG ttatttttGGCTCCTGGTTTGACCATGTGAATGGCTGGCTGAGTGCTAAAGAGAAACAGCAGATCATGTACATCTCCTACGAGGAGATGATAACg CAGGACCTGAACGACGCTGTGAGCCGGATCGCTCAGTTCCTGGGGAAGCCTTTGGAGCCCGACGTTGTGGAGAAGATAGCCGACAAGTGTTTATTCAGAAACATGAAGAATAACCCTATGTCCAACTACTCGGTGGTGCCCCAGGAATTCATGGACCAAACAAAGAATCAGTTCCTTCGGAAAG gcaTCGCTGGAGACTGGAGGAACCTGCTTACGTCAGATGAGGCACAGTACTTTGACGCCgtgttcaacaaaaaaatgaaagatgtGAACTATGAATTCAACTGGGATTAA
- the sult2st2 gene encoding sulfotransferase family 2, cytosolic sulfotransferase 2 isoform X2: MTEADLYILYKGVYVPNAVHSPESLKYYEEFTFRPDDVVIVTYPKSGTTWMQEILPLIVSGGDPASVETLPNWDRVPWLEETRAPILKLEERPSPRLFTTHFHYSMMPPSFFQVKPKVVYVMRNPKDVFTSAFHYYNSASFLVNPGPQSEFLQKFLTGKVIFGSWFDHVNGWLSAKEKQQIMYISYEEMITDLNDAVSRIAQFLGKPLEPDVVEKIADKCLFRNMKNNPMSNYSVVPQEFMDQTKNQFLRKGIAGDWRNLLTSDEAQYFDAVFNKKMKDVNYEFNWD; encoded by the exons ATGACTGAAGCGGACCTCTACATTCTGTACAAGGGCGTGTATGTACCGAATGCGGTACATTCTCCGGAGAGCCTCAAGTACTACGAGGAATTTACGTTTCGTCCCGACGACGTTGTCATCGTAACGTATCCCAAGTCAG ggacAACTTGGATGCAGGAAATTCTTCCCCTGATCGTAAGTGGAGGGGATCCAGCCTCCGTTGAGACGCTGCCTAACTGGGACCGTGTTCCCTGGCTGGAAGAGACCCGGGCCCCCATCCTGAAGCTCGAAGAGCGGCCGTCTCCTCGCTTGTTCACCACACACTTCCACTACAGCATGATGCCCCCGTCCTTCTTTCAAGTAAAACCAAAG GTGGTCTACGTCATGAGGAACCCCAAAGATGTGTTCACGTCTGCCTTTCACTACTACAACAGCGCCTCGTTCTTGGTGAACCCGGGTCCGCAGAGCGAGTTCCTCCAGAAGTTCCTCACTGGAAAAG ttatttttGGCTCCTGGTTTGACCATGTGAATGGCTGGCTGAGTGCTAAAGAGAAACAGCAGATCATGTACATCTCCTACGAGGAGATGATAACg GACCTGAACGACGCTGTGAGCCGGATCGCTCAGTTCCTGGGGAAGCCTTTGGAGCCCGACGTTGTGGAGAAGATAGCCGACAAGTGTTTATTCAGAAACATGAAGAATAACCCTATGTCCAACTACTCGGTGGTGCCCCAGGAATTCATGGACCAAACAAAGAATCAGTTCCTTCGGAAAG gcaTCGCTGGAGACTGGAGGAACCTGCTTACGTCAGATGAGGCACAGTACTTTGACGCCgtgttcaacaaaaaaatgaaagatgtGAACTATGAATTCAACTGGGATTAA